Within Anaerobranca gottschalkii DSM 13577, the genomic segment GGAGACTGTCTTTAAGTTAATAGATAGTGATGTGAATTTTTATAAATTAGTTAGTGAAGGTCAATTTGTAGAAAGTGGTCAAGTAATAGCAAAGGTTGCAGGAAAAGCTAGTACTATTTTAAAAGGAGAAAGATTAGCGTTAAATTTACTACAAAGATTATCGGGAATTGCGACAATGACTTATACATACCAAGAGAAAATTAAAAATTACAATGCCTTTGTTACAGATACAAGAAAAACTACCCCTGGGTTAAGGCTATTAGAAAAATATGCCGTTACTGTAGGTGGAGGAAGGAACCATAGATTTGGGTTATATGATGCAGTAATGTTAAAAGATAATCACATAAAAATTGCTGGTTCCATAACTAAAGCAGTTCAAAAAGTAAGGGAAAAAATACCCCATACTATGAAAATTGAAGTAGAAGTAGAAACTTTAGAAGGAGTAAAGGAAGCATTAGAGGCAAGGGCGGATATTATCATGTTAGATAATATGACTATTGAAAACTTAAAAAAAGCAGTTGAAATTATAGGTGATAAAGCGATTACAGAGGCATCTGGAGGTATTACCCTAGAGACAATAGAAGAAGTGGCGAAAACAGGAGTTAAATATATTTCCGTTGGAGCTTTAACCCATTCTTATAAAGCACTAGATATTAGCTTGGATATGTTTGATAAAAAGTCATAGGATAGGAGAGGAAGGTATGTTATTAGCCTTAGATGTAGGAAACACCAATATTGTTATTGGGTTATTTCAAGGGGAAAAGTTAATCCATAATTGGCGAATATCTACTACTAGAAGTAGGACAGAGGATGAATATGGTATTATTTTAAAGAATTTATTTATCCATAATGGGTTAGAGAATATTGTAATTAATGGTATTATTATTTCTTCTGTCGTACCACCGGTGATGCCGGCTTTACAAAAAATGGCTAAAAAATATTTTAATATCGAACCTATAGTGGTTGGTCCAGGAATAAAAACATCTATGCCAATAAAAACAGAAAATCCTAGAGAGGTTGGAGCAGATCGTATAGTTAATGCTGTGGCAACTATTCATAAATATGGGACACCTGCCATAGTTGTTGATTATGGAACAGCTACTACCTTTTGTGTAATAAATAGAAAAGGTGAATATTTAGGGGGCTGTATAGCACCGGGAATAGGTATATCAACGGAAGCCTTATTTGAAAGGGCAGCTAAACTTCCTAGGATAGAATTAACTAAACCAGAAAGTATTATTGGCAAGAATACTATAACTAGTATGCAAAGTGGAATAATTTATGGATATATGGGTCAGCTAGAAGGTTTAATCCAAAGGATTTCTCAAGAAACTAATGAAAAATACATTGTAGTTGTTACTGGGGGATTAGGGAAACTAGTGGCAGATCAAAGTCCTTTAGTAGATTATATCGATCCTTATTTAACCCTTGAAGGATTAAGAATACTATACGAGAAAAATAAAAAATAATAAAGAATTATTAGAATAATATAGTAAATTCCTCCCTGATATTATATAATTATATTGTAATAGAAGGGGGGATAATGGTGTTTATTAAGTTATTAACTCTATTTACTATAAGTTTAGGATTAGTAGTATTGTCAGAGTTTATAATAAATAGAAATAATCCCCTTACCTTTGAGGTGGGGGAGAGTTATTTAAAAAAAGCTATAAAATCAGCAAGGCTAGGAAATAATCTATCATTTATTTTTTGGTTAAATCTTTTAATGATTTTACTGATTATACTTTATAACATATAAGGAGTGGAAATATGGCGGATAAAAAACAGGTAATAAAAGCTAAAGTTTGGGCTGTTTTAGGAGCAAGCAATGATCCAGAAAAATTTGGTTATAAGATAACACAAGCTTTAAAGGAGAAAGGGAAAACCGTTTACCCTTTAAATCCTAAAGAGGGTGAAATTCTAGGATTAAAGGCGTATAAAGATCTAAAACAATTACCAGAAATACCTGATGTTATAGACTTTGTGGTACCTAAACCTATTGGGTTACAAGTGATTGATAGTGGGATTATACCTAAAAGTACTATACTGTGGTTTCAACCTGGAAGTTTTGACCAAGAATTAGTGGACTATGCACAGGCAAAAGGTTATGATGTAGTAGCAGATGGATGTGTTTTAGTGGAATTAAGAAATATTTAAGTTTTTAGATTCCTTTATGGAGGTAAATCTCTAGTGAAAAAGGACAAGCTCTTGATTTTAATAAACCTAATTATAGTTATTGGATTATTGTTCTTTATGGATCAATCAATTCAGTTGAATTTGATTGGTAAATTTATAATTTTCTTATCCAGTCTATGTATTTCTATACTTACTAATTTTATAAAAGTATACTACCCCAAACTTTTTAAATTAGCAGTAGTAACAGGCTCCTTTATATTAACCCAGATAATAGTTTTGAGTGTTGGGCAATACAGTAGTGTCAATGTTATATTTTATTTATTTCCTATGGTTTTAGCGGTATTAGCTTATGGAGTGACAGGTGGATTTATAATTTTTTCATTAGCAATATTGAATTATTATCTAGTTTTTTTATTAGGTCCAATGTCTTCTTTTGAAATTATACATAACATAATAGTATTAGGTATTATAAATTTAGTATTTTGCTTTCTTATAGCAAAAACAGAAGAAGCTAATAATAAAAATCAAGATTGGTTAGAGAAATTACATAGTAAAATTAACGAACTTTCCCTTCTCAAAGAAATTGGTAATCTAATGCAAACAACTACAAATTTAAAAAAAGTAAATAAAATAGTTTTAACTGCTATAACTGCCGGTTATGGATTAGGCTTTAATAGAGGTCTTCTCTTTTTAGTAAAAGAGAAAGATGGTAAAAAAGTTTTGCAAGGTGAAATGGCTATTGGACCACTATCTCAGCAAGAAGCCTATAGAATCTGGGGCAATGTAGTTAGGACTCAAAATTCCTTATCAGATGTTATT encodes:
- the nadC gene encoding carboxylating nicotinate-nucleotide diphosphorylase → MEMNNILLKKQIEKFLIEDLGHGDLSTEYICDHNHFAEAIIHVKEKGIICGLDVAETVFKLIDSDVNFYKLVSEGQFVESGQVIAKVAGKASTILKGERLALNLLQRLSGIATMTYTYQEKIKNYNAFVTDTRKTTPGLRLLEKYAVTVGGGRNHRFGLYDAVMLKDNHIKIAGSITKAVQKVREKIPHTMKIEVEVETLEGVKEALEARADIIMLDNMTIENLKKAVEIIGDKAITEASGGITLETIEEVAKTGVKYISVGALTHSYKALDISLDMFDKKS
- a CDS encoding type III pantothenate kinase — encoded protein: MLLALDVGNTNIVIGLFQGEKLIHNWRISTTRSRTEDEYGIILKNLFIHNGLENIVINGIIISSVVPPVMPALQKMAKKYFNIEPIVVGPGIKTSMPIKTENPREVGADRIVNAVATIHKYGTPAIVVDYGTATTFCVINRKGEYLGGCIAPGIGISTEALFERAAKLPRIELTKPESIIGKNTITSMQSGIIYGYMGQLEGLIQRISQETNEKYIVVVTGGLGKLVADQSPLVDYIDPYLTLEGLRILYEKNKK
- a CDS encoding CoA-binding protein; translated protein: MADKKQVIKAKVWAVLGASNDPEKFGYKITQALKEKGKTVYPLNPKEGEILGLKAYKDLKQLPEIPDVIDFVVPKPIGLQVIDSGIIPKSTILWFQPGSFDQELVDYAQAKGYDVVADGCVLVELRNI